TCTAGGCGCAGGTGACGGTGGGCCTGTGATAGTCGCCGCTAAAGAGTTCGGCGCCAAAGCTATAGGTGTCGAGTTAAGGGAGGACCTAGTAAAGCAGGCGATGAAGAAGGTTTATGATCTGAAGCTCCAGGATCTGGTCACAATAATCCATGAGGACCTCTTTAAGGTTGACCTTAGCCCCGCTGATGTTGTATACCTGTACTTGACGACGAGTGCGAATGAGAAGGTCAGGCCGAAACTCGAGGATGAGCTTAAACCGGGCGCTAGGGTTGTCTCACATGATTATGAGATAACTGGATGGAAGCCGTTTAAGGTTGAGAGGTTCTGCGAGAACCCGGAACTCGGGTTTCCAACCCACACGCTCTATGTATATAAAAGATAGTGTCCCAAGATAAAACATGTGTGTGGAATGAGGTGTGATGATCCCGGTCCCATGGAGACATATAAATTCGTGGCAGTGTAATGGATGCGGGGTCTGCTGCAAAAACTATCAAGTAGTCCTGAAATTTAATGAGTGGCTGAGGCTGATCAACAGGTTCGGTCCAGGAGTAACCTCTACCAGCCTAAACAGGTTCTATCTTGGGAAGAGGCCGGACGGCTCATGCATCTTCCTCTGGAGATCTGGGAATATTCATCTTTGCGCGTTACAGGGCATGAAGCCAGTAGCCTGCAAGCTCTGGCCCTTCAGAGTTTTGAGCAGCCCAAAATATGGGAGGCGGAGTGAAGCCCTATTCGAGTATAAGGGAAACGACTTCTATGTATATGTTGACCCATCCTGCCCCCAGATAGTT
The Candidatus Bathyarchaeota archaeon genome window above contains:
- a CDS encoding class I SAM-dependent methyltransferase — its product is MFISPFVASPLLVVRRLLTLAELKPGEIFFDLGAGDGGPVIVAAKEFGAKAIGVELREDLVKQAMKKVYDLKLQDLVTIIHEDLFKVDLSPADVVYLYLTTSANEKVRPKLEDELKPGARVVSHDYEITGWKPFKVERFCENPELGFPTHTLYVYKR
- a CDS encoding YkgJ family cysteine cluster protein codes for the protein MIPVPWRHINSWQCNGCGVCCKNYQVVLKFNEWLRLINRFGPGVTSTSLNRFYLGKRPDGSCIFLWRSGNIHLCALQGMKPVACKLWPFRVLSSPKYGRRSEALFEYKGNDFYVYVDPSCPQIVWGEPSLKLVNYVIPEFIEIALGVREMQYYSTSQILIGQHLKTRLNGRFI